The window CCTGTAAACGGTCCGTTCATTTCGCTCATGGTTCACCCTCCAAGCTTGAATAGTTTGATCAAACTTCCTTAACCTTAATAGAGACTGTGTAATCAGCCGGATGCAAACAACAGTATAGCAGATTGCTGCGGTGCCGCCAAAAGCGCGGATAGCAATAAGAAGAAACGGCTTCGCCGTCCTCTCAGGGACGGTGATCGTTTCTGCGAAAAATAGAAGGATAATTTATAGCGTAAAACTTATAAGTTCTTATATTTCAAAAAAAAGAGCGCCACTGCAATCACAGTAGACGCTCCACCCAACTTATTTACTTGTCGATCAGCTTGAAATCGTCGAAATGAAACTCCGGCGATACGATGCACGAGACCAGCACCGGCTCATCGCCAAGCGGCCGTGCCGCCTGCCAGACACCTGCCGGAATGACCACCTGCGGCTGCTGGCCGGCTGCGACGTCAATGCCGAGAATGACCTCGGTAACGTTCTCCGGCTGTTCGCCGCTGCCGCCGAGGCTGAGCACAATCGGGCTGCCGGAATGCCACAGCCAGATTTCGTCGGAGAGCACGGTGTGCCATTCCGAAGCTTCGCCCGGGTGAAGCAGGAAGTAAATGGACGACGCTGAGGCTCTTGGCCCTGAGTAGCTGCCGCCAAGGGTTTCGTGCGGAATTTCGAAGGATGAATTCCAAAGTCTTTTGTACCATCCGCCTTCAACGTGAGGCTGCAGCCCCAACGCTTCCACCAGCGGAGAAATTTCTTTTTGCGTCACAATATCTTCTCCTTAAAGTTGTGCTGCATAAGCATCCACAGTTAATTTAGGTTTGCTTTTACTTTAACGGAATGTGCCGCGATTGTAAAACCTCCCGCTTATTTGCTCTCCTTACTGGCTTTGAACACCTCAGCAATAGCACCCAGTGTACCCAGCGTTTCAATGGCACTGCTTGGCAGGAACACTTTATTGGCTGCACCCTTGGAGATTTCCGTCAACGCATCGAAGGATTGATAGGCCAGTACCCGCTCATCCAGTCCGGCGGTGCTGATCAGCTGAATGCGCGATTTCTCGGCTTCCGCCACTGCCTGAATCGCCTTGGCCTGACCGAGCGCTTCCAGCTCCTGCGCCTGGCGCAAGCCTTCCGCCTGACGGATACGTGCTTCCTTGTCACCTTCAGCCTTCAGGATCTTACTCTGCTTGTCGCCTTCTGCGCGCAGGATCATATCCTGCTTGGCGGCTTCCGCCTCAAGGACAATCGCACGTTTGCTGCGTTCTGCTTTCATCTGCTTATCCATCGCTTCCTGGATATCGAGCGGCGGCTTAATATCAATGACCTCCACGCGTTCGATCCGTACTCCCCACTTTTCCGTCGCTTCATCCAGGGCTAGCCGGATATCCGAGGAAATTTTTTCACGGCCGGACAAGGTTTCATCCAGCTCCAGCTTCCCGATAATCTGCCGCATTGTTGCCGTGGAGATGTTGCGTACCCCGTATACATAATCAGAGATCCCATAAGTCGCTTCTTCCGGGCCTACCACCTGATAAAAGATGATCGTATCAATCTGCACCTGCACGTTGTCCTTCGTAATGACCGTTTGCGGCGGCACATTGGCCTGCTGAATCCGCAAATCATGATAGGTCCGTACCTGGTCGATAACCGGAATAAGGATGTTCAGACCCGGTGTAAGCAGGCGGTTAAATTTCCCGAGCCGTTCAACTACGCCTACCCTTTGCTGCGGAACGATTTTGATCGTCAGTGCGATAAATACTACGACAACGACAACGATAATTCCTAAAATGGCTAATTGCATCAGTACGTGTCCCCCCATCGTTCTACTTCAATAATTGTGGTACCTCTTTTAACAACGATAACCTTCTGATCTTTGCCCAGCGCTTCTGTGGACGTTGCACTCCACGTATCACCGCCTACTTTGACTTGCCCGTAACGCCCCGGCACAATCGGTTCCACGACCAGCCCCTGTCTGCCGACGATCTCTGTCCCGGTATCCTTGAACCCCCGGGAGCTCCGGAGTCTGGCGGCCAGAGGTTTGGTAAATACCGTCAGACCCAAAGCGACCAGTGAACCGACCACCACCTGCAGGAATATAGCCTCCGGAAACAAGATTGCAACCACACCGCCCGCCAAAGCTCCGATACTGAGCCATAACAAATAAAATGTAAACGTAAACATCTCTACGACAAACAAGACGCCGGCAATGATTAACCATAACGCCCAAACATCCATCGGTGACCCACCACCTTCCGCTATATACTACTATAACGAAATCCAAGGCACTTACGTTCCATAAATGTTAAAAACCGGGCAGCGGCATCATCATTATATTTCAGCTTGTGGAAGCTTATGAATACAGAACCGCACTTCGGCAAAAATACCGGGCTTGGGAGCAGCGGGGGGGGGTGATGATCACGCTATACGTGAACCACAACAAAAAGCCTGCAGAGAAGTTTTCCTTCTCCGCAAGCTTCATTGCCGCTTGAATAATAATGATATACCCAGCGGATGCGGGGTAAGCGGGATTAGTTCAGTTTCCAGAGAGCCGGTGTGGTCGCCGGTTCCCAGCCCGCCAGTGAGGTGTGCGCCTGGAGGCAAGTATAAGATGCTCCATTGCTGGTACCAATTTATTTTGCAGCCGCACAGCACAAAAAGGCCCACCCGCAAAGACTGCGGATAGGGCCTCTAATGGTTCCGATTGAATTATGGTGCAACACTACTGTAATTTTGCCGCAAGCCGTGACAACCGGCTATTTCCGCTGCTTCGCGGCCAGCTTATCCGTAAGCAGCCTAAGCGCCATTCCCCGGTGGCTGATCATCTGCTTCTCTTCCAGCGTCAGCTCAGCCATCGTCTTCTCATACTCCGGAAGGTAAAAGAGCGGATCATAGCCGAACCCTCCGCCGCCCGCGGGCTCAGAGGTAATCCAGCCCTCCACTGTGCCTTCCGCCGTCAGCTCCTGGCCGTCCGCCGGATCATAAAGCGACAAGGCACAGACGAAACGGGCGGGACTGAGCAGCGGCTGGCCGGTGTCCTCCCCCTGCTTCAGCCCTTCCAGCTCGCTGAGCAGCTTGAGGTTATTGTCCTGATCACGGGCGTCCTCTCCGGCATAACGCGCCGAGTATACCCCCGGTCGGCCGTCCAGAGCGTCGACACAAAGACCGGAATCATCGGCCAGCACAGGCAGCCCGAGGGCCTCGCCGACCGCTTTGGATTTTTTGAAGGCATTCTCGGCAAAGGTTGTCCCGTCTTCCACAACATCCGGCAGCTGCGGGTAGTCGAACATACTCTTCACGGTCAGTCCAAGCGGCGCAAAAGCATGCTGGAACTCACGGACCTTGCCTTTATTTTTGGTTGCTACAATCAGAATTCCACCGCCGGCGTTCATGTTACACCTCTTGGCCAGGCTGGCCGGAAGGGATTTTGAGCGCGATCGGACCGAGGACTTCCTTCTGCACGGCAATCAGCTCGTAGATCCCCTTCTCCCCAAGACCAAGCAGCTGGTCAAGCTCCTGGCGGGTGAACGGCCGTTCTTCACCGGTGCCTTGCACTTCAACAAAAGCCCCGCTTCCGGTCATGACTACGTTCATATCGACTTTTGCTTTGGAATCCTCTTCATAGTTCAAATCAAGCAGCGTTTTGTCGCCGACCACACCGACGCTGATCGCGGCCAGATAATCTGTAATCGGGAAAACGCTCAGCTTATGCTGCAGCGCAATTTTGTTAATGGCAAACGCCATCGCTACAAAAGCGCCAGTAATCGAAGCTGTCCGCGTGCCGCCGTCCGCCTGGATGACGTCACAGTCCAGTGTAATGCTGCGCTCGCCGAGCGCCTGCAGATTAACTACGGAACGAAGCGCCCGGCCGATCAGCCGCTGAATCTCCATCGTCCGTCCGGTCAGCTTGCCGCGTGCCGCCTCACGCTGGTTGCGCGTCTGGGTCGCCCGGGGAAGCATGGAATATTCAGCAGTTACCCAGCCTTTGCCTTGTCCTTTCAGAAACGGCGGGACCTTCTCGTCCACCGTTGCGGTGACGATGACCTTCGTGTCTCCCATTTCAATCAGAACTGAACCCTCAGCATATTTATTCGTTTGGGTAGTTATTGTCAGCGGCCGGAGCTGGTCGTCGTTACGTCCGTTTGATCTCATGTTTTCTTCCTCCTGCATCTTGAATAGCTAAAGTTGTGATGTAAGTTCCCGCCTAGCGGGATGTATATTCTCTACTTTGCGCGAGAAACGGATAACATCCAGGGAAGGACGTTATCCGTTTTTTGCTAAGCAAACTTTATTCTATCAAAGAGCAGGCACAAAAGCATCTTTTAGCCCTGAGAAAATCTTTTACAGCGGCAGCGCGTTCACATATTCCGGGGCAGAAACCGGCTTGCCATAGTCCACGTTGTTGGTTCCGGTGACCGTATCAAGTCCGTTCAGACGGATTTGGACCGGAGCATCCTCGGTATTTTGCGCTACTGTCAGCACCACGGATTCCAGCATTTCCTCCGGCACATTTTTGCCGTCTGTGAACATATCGTCAGTCAGGGATACGGTTACTACCCCATTTTGGCCGGCTTCCACGGAATCTAACACCGTTCCCCCTGTCATTACCGTCTCCAGGCCGTTAGCAGACTCCGGTCCGGCGATCAGCTCTCCCAGTGCCGCTTTCACCTTGTCCTCTCCGGCGGGTACAAAACGTGTGACCGGAACATAATACTGGTGGGTACCGTCAGGCGTAGCTGCGGAAAAATATACCGTAACCGCGCTCAGGTTCATCTGCATCGGGCCATTCTTCGGCAGGTTGATCCCGAAGGCGCGTGAGAGCGGATGATCCAGCGGTGTGCCCAGAAGCGGCATTTCTGTAAGCTTTTTACCGTCTACCCAGAGCTGTACACCCTGAATGCCTTCCTGGCCGGTCAATGTCCATGTGATGGCTTCCAGGACCTTGCGTTCATCGGCAGCCTTGTAGTCGTTAAACGCCGAGTTAAATTCAACTACGGCCAGTTTGTCTTTATCCACTGAGACATTCTTCACTTCAGTTCCTGCAGGGAGTACGCCCTGGAAGCCTTCCGGCAATGAAGATGCATACGGGCCTTTGCTGACCAGCGCAGTGAGTGAATCCTTCAGCATTGCCGCACTATTGCCGTCCGGAAGGGCAAGAGATACCGGAGCCAGCAGACCATTAGCATCCTTGAGAAACACGGTAGTCCGTTCCCCGGGTGCAGCAGCTTCCGCCTTATCCGTAGTGCTGCCTTCCGCTGCGGTTCCTTCTTCTGCAACAGGCTCAAATACCCCGGTGTCGAGCGTGGTGTTGTCACTGACTTCCAGCATTTGCGCCTCAATCTCTCCCGGCGGCGGATCAACCGATGCCGATTCCGAGCCGAACAGGCCGCAGCCGGACAAAAGAATGGGAACCGTGAGCAGACAAGCCGCAGACAGCCCGCGGACAGTGTTCATATGCTTCATGAATAATTACCCCTTTCAACACTAAGATCAGTTTGTACTGCTATGTATACGAGCCCTATGCCCAAAAAATAACAACGGCTTATCCTAAATTGTTGGACAATGCAGATCCTATTACACGGACAAGCTCCAAAGACTGATGCCTGTAAGTGCCTGCAAGCTTTCACTAAGCCTCAGGCAATTTAGACAACCGCAGCAGCAGCCGTTATAATAGTGGCAATTCAAATAATCAACCTATCCTTCCGATGAGGTGACTGATGACAATGGCGAATATCAAAAACCCTTACAGTCTCAACAGCAAAGCGGTTGCAGAGGCGACCAAGTACTGGCTGCATAAGCGCGGCGTGACGTTGGAAGAGATCGCTGAGCTTGTTTTGTTTCTGCAGCAAAAATACTATCCGAATCTGACGATCGAGGAATGTATCCATAACGTAGAAATGGTGCTGAGCAAACGCGAAGTACAGAACGCGGTACTGACCGGGATTCAGCTGGATGTGCTGGCAGAGGAAGGCAAGCTGTTCACCCCGCTGCAGGAAATGATCGAGAATGATGAGAGTTTATACGGAGTGGATGAGATCCTCGCCTTCTCCATTGTGAACGTATACGGCAGCATCGGCTTCACCAACTATGGTTACGTGGACAAGCTGAAACCCGGTGTGCTGGAGCGGCTGAACGATAAAACCACCGGGCAAATTCACACCTACCTGGACGACATCGTCGGCGCAGTGGCCGCTGCCGCCAGCAGCCGCATTGCCCACCGCAAGCAAGCAGAACGCGAGCAGGAGCTCGGCCTCCCGCATGCGCCGGAGGATACCGAAGAAGCCGCCAGAAAGCTGGCGGCTGAGGATGGGCTGGAGTAGGCAGACGAGCGCAGGAGCTGGACCCGATTAAGCGCTATGGCAGACGGAGCCAACTAAAAAGCCATGCCACAGAGCAGCGGGAGCATCCCGCCTGCCTTCATGTTGGCATGGCTTTTTGCTGTGCATGTATACTTGCCGCGCGTGGCAAGGGCCGCCACCGGGTAGAGCGCAGCCCGCCCTACCTGTCCGCAGCCGCGAACAGGACCGGCCCGCCGGGCAAAGGCGCATGCTCCGCTGCCCGCCCCCGGCGCACTAGCTCGGCCAGATGCGCCAGCGCCTCGCTCATGGCGAAGCGCATCTGATGCGCGCTGGACACGCGGCTGCGGAACAGCGCTTCGCAGACCGCGAACCCGCTGAGCGGTCCGCTGTCCAGCAGTTGAGCGGCAGTGTCCAGCCGCTCCTCATGGTGCCGGAGCAGGCTGTCCGCCCGCTCCGTCCACGCCGTGAACGGTTCCCGGTGGCCCGGGAACGCACGGCTCACCCGGAGGCTGCGCAGCGCGCGCAGACCATCCAGGAACGTCTGCAGCGGCTGCGGATCGCTGCCCGGCTGCAGGCCGACATTGGGCGAGATCTGCGGCAGAATCGCATCGCCGCAGAACACAAGCCCGCTGCCGGCCTCATACAAAGACACGTGACCCGGTGCATGCCCGCCGGTCAGAACCGGCGTCCACTCCCGGCCGCCCATTACAAGCGGCACCGCAGGGTCAATATAGCTGACCTCTGCCTGCGGGGTAACCTGGGGCAGGAAGCTCACCAGATGCTCCCGGATCCCCCGGATCCAATCCTCCGGCATACCGTGCCGGAGGAACAGCAGCGGCAGCGCCGTATTCAGACTCGCCTCTGCGCCCCAGGACATCCGGGCCTCGGTGTGGGCACGTTCCGACATCCATACCCGGCTGCCGCTGCGGGACTGCAGCCAGCCCGCCAGGCCGTAATGGTCAGGGTGATGATGGGTAACCACAATTTTCTGTATATGGTCCCAGGATAAATCCAGCTCATCCAGCACGCCTTGCCAGGCCAGCTCCGCCTCCTGCGTATGCGGACCGGGGTCAATCACCGTGATGCCGCCCTCCGGTTCTGTCACAATATAACAGTTCACCTGACGCAGCGGCGGATCCATCGGCATGGATACCTGAAGGATGCCGCTCTCCCAAACCTTTATCTGTGCCTTCCGCATGGCCCCTTCACCGCCCTCTTTGAGTCTTCTGCCTGAAACCATCTAAGGACGGACACCAACGAAGATCATCCGTTTCGAATGCTCCTCATCGTACTCCCCTTCATCGTAATTGCCATGCACATCCTCGAGCAGCAGCCCGGCGGCGGCAATCAGCCTGCGGAACGTTTCCTGCGGATAGAGCTTCACACGCTCGTGATATTTGCGGGGCGTATCATTCCCTCGGGAGGTAAGGATGATGTCCTTCTTCACATAACCGTCTTCGATCCGGCGGGACTCGTCAATCAGATTATCCCCGTCCTCACGTGAGGAATGCGGCACAAGATGGCGGATGACATACGCCGGATTCAGAAAATCTATAATGAACCTGCCGCCAGGCTTCAGCATCCGGTAAATTTCGCGCAGCACCTTCACCTGCTCCTCGTCCTCCTCAAAATAGCCGAATGAAGTAAACAGATTAACTACTGCATCAAAACCGCCGGTGAGCGGCAGCCTGCGCATATCGGACTGCACCCAGGTCACTGCCCCGGCACCAGCCTGGGCACGGGCTTCACGCAGCAGGGTTTCGGACAGGTCAACACCAGTTACCTCATAACCCGCTTCGGCAAGCGCCAGCGAATGGCGGCCCATACCGCAGCACAGATCCAGGACCTTCGCTCCCTGCGGCAGCCCCAGCCAGCCGATCATCTGCTCCACCTCATGCCGGGCTCCGCAGAAATCCCTGTGCCGGTATACAATCAAATAGTCTTCCCCGAAGCTTTTCTCATACCATTCAGTCATCTTCCTTCTCCTCCCGCAGTCCAGCAATCATCTCTCTATGTACAATATGGTTACGATTGTACCCCCTTTTCCCTGTAAACTCAAAGAAGAGTCGCCTTTCCGCCATATTTCACACGGTAAGGTAACTCTTCTGATGAAACTCATCTATGCCGTTCTAGGTACACCCTTGCTTCATAAGGCCGAAGCTTCAGCCGGGTCAGATCATCCTCCTTGGCCGGAGGGTAGTTAGAGATCAGCAGCTCCTGCTTCCCGGCCGCAAAATCCGCAGGAAGCTCGAATACCGGCTCATGCTCAAAGAAATTCAGAATGACCAGGAGGCGCTGATCCTCCAGCGTCCGGGTATAGGCATAGATCTCCGGATGATCTTCCAGCAGCAGGGCGTATTCACCGTAGACAATGACCGGATGCTTTTTCCGCAGCTGAATCAGCTTCTTATAGTAGTTGTAGATCGAATCAGGGTCTTTAACCGCACTGGCCACATTGATCTCACGGAAGTTCGAATTCACGCGGATCCACGGTACGCCTGTGGTGAAGCCGCCATCCTCACTGGCGTCCCACTGCATCGGAGTGCGGGCGTTATCCCGGCTTTTTTTGTGGATCGCCGCCATAATGTCAGCCTCTGGGACGCCTTGGGTACGCTTTTCCTCATAGTAATTGAGCGTTTCCACATCCCGGTAATCGTCGATGGACTCGAAAGCCACATTCGTCATGCCGATTTCTTCACCCTGGTAAATATACGGTGTCCCTTCCAGCATGTGAATGAAGGTCGCCAGCATTTTGGCTGAAGGAATACGGTAATAGAGGTCATTTCCGAACCGTGAGACGGACCGCGGCTGGTCATGGTTGCACAAATAATTGGCGTTCCACCCCCGGTCATGGAGAACGGTCTGCCAGTTGCTCATGATTTTTTTGAGATCACGCAGATTCCAGGGGATGGTATCCCATCTCCCTCCGCCCGGAGCCGCACAATCCAGATTCATATGCTCAAACTGGAAGGTCATATTCAGCTCGCGGCGTCCGTCGCCGACATAATCCAGCGCCTGCTCCGGTCCGAGGCCCGACGTCTCCCCGACGGTCATAATATCGTAGAAGTACAGCACCTTGTCATGCAGATTCTGCAGCAGTGTATGCACATGCGCAAGGTTCGAGAACATATCATAGGCGCGCACAGTTGCCGTTCCACCGGGATTCAGCGCATCAGGGTAGCCCTCTGCCTTCACGATATGGGCAATTGCGTCAAACCGGAAGCCGTCGACGCCTTTTTTGAGCCACCACTGTACCATTTCATGCAACTTGTCGATCACCGCAGGGTTCTCCCAGTTCAGATCGGGCTGATATTTGGAGTACAGATGCAGGTAATATTCATCCGTCTGCGGATCAAGCTCCCATACCGAGCCGCTGAAATAGGATTCCCAGTTGTTCGGGGGGCCACCGTTTTTGCCTTTCCGCCATATATAGTAATCCCGCTTAGGATTATCCTTCGAGCTCCGTGATTCTATGAACCAGGGATGCTGATGGGAAGTGTGGTTCAGCACCAGGTCCATCATCAGCTTCATCCCCCGGGAATGCATCTCCCGCAGCATCACGTCAAAATCCTCCATCGTCCCGAATTCCTTCATAATGTCGCAGTAATCACTGATATCATAGCCGTTGTCATGGTTCGGCGACTTATAAATCGGGCATACCCAGATGACATCCACACCCAGGTCCTGCAAATAATCGAGCTTCGAAATAATCCCGCGCAAATCACCGATCCCGTCACCATTGCTGTCCATGAAGCTGATCGGATAAATCTGGTACGCGACGCTTTCTTTCCACCATTTTGGATTCACTTGGACTCTCCTCCGCTTCTCCGGCTCCTGCCCGTGTTAGATATATTAATATATCTTAACCACCCTGAAGGAAGACAATCACACGCCCCTTTTAAAAAATAAAGCTCCCGGGCTGTCAGGCTCCGCTCTCCTTAAGCTCAAGCACTCCCGGAATTACTTTCTCAACCCGTCTGTACAGCTCCTGGCCGATTACTCCTTCATCATGGATATAAAAAACCAGCAGTGACTGTTTCTGATAAGCTTTATATGGCACTAGATCCGCCGTAGCTGTATGTTGTTCAAAATCAGCCCAGCCCGCTTCACGTTCCCCGGCCGTGGCAAACTGATAAATGACCAGTTCTTGCTCATCCAGCAGGAAAACCAGCGGTTTCCTCCCGTTTAGTTCCCCCTGAAATATATTCTCCGGGCGCATTTCCACGCTGTGCAATTCCAGACCCTGCCTGGCAAAATAAGCAGAAATCTCATCTGCGCTAAGCTCCCTTGACTCAACTTTGACCGGGTCATTTCCATGGCCGCAGCCGGTAAGCAGCAGCCCTAAACCCAGGAACAGCATCAGCAAAATCATTCTCCGCATATTCATCCCCCTGTGTTGTTCCCATCTTCTCCAATAGACGGCACCTCTACTGACTAAGTTGCGCAAATTTTCTTATATATGTCAAAATAAAAAGAGCGGGCAACTCTTTCCAGAGTCGTTCCCGCTCTTCTATTAGCTCAGCTCAAACACCTGATTTCATCAAAGGCTAGCCCAATTGTTTGATCACAATCGATGCATTCACATTAGCCTGCGTACCGCCGGCCAAAGTCTGCAAGGTAACTGCAGCAGCCGAGCTATGGTTCCGCAGCGTCAGCACATCACCGGAGGATAAGGCAATAATGGCCTGACCCGTATTCTGCTGGGTACCGGCACCCGAGCCGTAAACCGTACCTGGAACTAAGGCGCCATTTACGAATAATGCGAATTGACTCGGTTCTACGCCCGATACAGAGAAGTTAACCTCATAAATACCGGCATTGGTAACCGAGATCGTTGTCGTCCCGGGAGCATGTGTAATTCCCGGCGTAAGCAGGCCATTGGTATCAAAAGAAACATCGGCTTCAATCGGCACGACCTGTGCTCCGAGGTTATAGACATACCCAAACTGGGCTATTCCGCCTGCGGCTCCAGTAGCCCCGGTAGCTCCTGCAGGGCCAGCTGCGCCAGTTGCACCTGTTGCACCTGTTGCACCTGTTGCACCTGTTGCACCTGTTGCACCTGCAGGCCCCGCTGCTCCAGCCGGTCCTGCTGCCCCCGTTGGTCCGGAGGCTCCCGCTGGGCCGACTGGTCCCGCTGGCCCGC of the Paenibacillus pedocola genome contains:
- a CDS encoding cupin domain-containing protein, translated to MTQKEISPLVEALGLQPHVEGGWYKRLWNSSFEIPHETLGGSYSGPRASASSIYFLLHPGEASEWHTVLSDEIWLWHSGSPIVLSLGGSGEQPENVTEVILGIDVAAGQQPQVVIPAGVWQAARPLGDEPVLVSCIVSPEFHFDDFKLIDK
- a CDS encoding SPFH domain-containing protein, which gives rise to MQLAILGIIVVVVVVFIALTIKIVPQQRVGVVERLGKFNRLLTPGLNILIPVIDQVRTYHDLRIQQANVPPQTVITKDNVQVQIDTIIFYQVVGPEEATYGISDYVYGVRNISTATMRQIIGKLELDETLSGREKISSDIRLALDEATEKWGVRIERVEVIDIKPPLDIQEAMDKQMKAERSKRAIVLEAEAAKQDMILRAEGDKQSKILKAEGDKEARIRQAEGLRQAQELEALGQAKAIQAVAEAEKSRIQLISTAGLDERVLAYQSFDALTEISKGAANKVFLPSSAIETLGTLGAIAEVFKASKESK
- a CDS encoding NfeD family protein, which codes for MDVWALWLIIAGVLFVVEMFTFTFYLLWLSIGALAGGVVAILFPEAIFLQVVVGSLVALGLTVFTKPLAARLRSSRGFKDTGTEIVGRQGLVVEPIVPGRYGQVKVGGDTWSATSTEALGKDQKVIVVKRGTTIIEVERWGDTY
- a CDS encoding carbohydrate-binding protein encodes the protein MGTSNGASYTCLQAHTSLAGWEPATTPALWKLN
- a CDS encoding XTP/dITP diphosphatase, with the translated sequence MNAGGGILIVATKNKGKVREFQHAFAPLGLTVKSMFDYPQLPDVVEDGTTFAENAFKKSKAVGEALGLPVLADDSGLCVDALDGRPGVYSARYAGEDARDQDNNLKLLSELEGLKQGEDTGQPLLSPARFVCALSLYDPADGQELTAEGTVEGWITSEPAGGGGFGYDPLFYLPEYEKTMAELTLEEKQMISHRGMALRLLTDKLAAKQRK
- the rph gene encoding ribonuclease PH; translation: MRSNGRNDDQLRPLTITTQTNKYAEGSVLIEMGDTKVIVTATVDEKVPPFLKGQGKGWVTAEYSMLPRATQTRNQREAARGKLTGRTMEIQRLIGRALRSVVNLQALGERSITLDCDVIQADGGTRTASITGAFVAMAFAINKIALQHKLSVFPITDYLAAISVGVVGDKTLLDLNYEEDSKAKVDMNVVMTGSGAFVEVQGTGEERPFTRQELDQLLGLGEKGIYELIAVQKEVLGPIALKIPSGQPGQEV
- a CDS encoding GerMN domain-containing protein — translated: MKHMNTVRGLSAACLLTVPILLSGCGLFGSESASVDPPPGEIEAQMLEVSDNTTLDTGVFEPVAEEGTAAEGSTTDKAEAAAPGERTTVFLKDANGLLAPVSLALPDGNSAAMLKDSLTALVSKGPYASSLPEGFQGVLPAGTEVKNVSVDKDKLAVVEFNSAFNDYKAADERKVLEAITWTLTGQEGIQGVQLWVDGKKLTEMPLLGTPLDHPLSRAFGINLPKNGPMQMNLSAVTVYFSAATPDGTHQYYVPVTRFVPAGEDKVKAALGELIAGPESANGLETVMTGGTVLDSVEAGQNGVVTVSLTDDMFTDGKNVPEEMLESVVLTVAQNTEDAPVQIRLNGLDTVTGTNNVDYGKPVSAPEYVNALPL
- a CDS encoding phosphatidylglycerophosphatase A family protein — translated: MANIKNPYSLNSKAVAEATKYWLHKRGVTLEEIAELVLFLQQKYYPNLTIEECIHNVEMVLSKREVQNAVLTGIQLDVLAEEGKLFTPLQEMIENDESLYGVDEILAFSIVNVYGSIGFTNYGYVDKLKPGVLERLNDKTTGQIHTYLDDIVGAVAAAASSRIAHRKQAEREQELGLPHAPEDTEEAARKLAAEDGLE
- a CDS encoding MBL fold metallo-hydrolase, yielding MRKAQIKVWESGILQVSMPMDPPLRQVNCYIVTEPEGGITVIDPGPHTQEAELAWQGVLDELDLSWDHIQKIVVTHHHPDHYGLAGWLQSRSGSRVWMSERAHTEARMSWGAEASLNTALPLLFLRHGMPEDWIRGIREHLVSFLPQVTPQAEVSYIDPAVPLVMGGREWTPVLTGGHAPGHVSLYEAGSGLVFCGDAILPQISPNVGLQPGSDPQPLQTFLDGLRALRSLRVSRAFPGHREPFTAWTERADSLLRHHEERLDTAAQLLDSGPLSGFAVCEALFRSRVSSAHQMRFAMSEALAHLAELVRRGRAAEHAPLPGGPVLFAAADR
- a CDS encoding class I SAM-dependent methyltransferase is translated as MTEWYEKSFGEDYLIVYRHRDFCGARHEVEQMIGWLGLPQGAKVLDLCCGMGRHSLALAEAGYEVTGVDLSETLLREARAQAGAGAVTWVQSDMRRLPLTGGFDAVVNLFTSFGYFEEDEEQVKVLREIYRMLKPGGRFIIDFLNPAYVIRHLVPHSSREDGDNLIDESRRIEDGYVKKDIILTSRGNDTPRKYHERVKLYPQETFRRLIAAAGLLLEDVHGNYDEGEYDEEHSKRMIFVGVRP
- a CDS encoding glycoside hydrolase family 13 protein; amino-acid sequence: MNPKWWKESVAYQIYPISFMDSNGDGIGDLRGIISKLDYLQDLGVDVIWVCPIYKSPNHDNGYDISDYCDIMKEFGTMEDFDVMLREMHSRGMKLMMDLVLNHTSHQHPWFIESRSSKDNPKRDYYIWRKGKNGGPPNNWESYFSGSVWELDPQTDEYYLHLYSKYQPDLNWENPAVIDKLHEMVQWWLKKGVDGFRFDAIAHIVKAEGYPDALNPGGTATVRAYDMFSNLAHVHTLLQNLHDKVLYFYDIMTVGETSGLGPEQALDYVGDGRRELNMTFQFEHMNLDCAAPGGGRWDTIPWNLRDLKKIMSNWQTVLHDRGWNANYLCNHDQPRSVSRFGNDLYYRIPSAKMLATFIHMLEGTPYIYQGEEIGMTNVAFESIDDYRDVETLNYYEEKRTQGVPEADIMAAIHKKSRDNARTPMQWDASEDGGFTTGVPWIRVNSNFREINVASAVKDPDSIYNYYKKLIQLRKKHPVIVYGEYALLLEDHPEIYAYTRTLEDQRLLVILNFFEHEPVFELPADFAAGKQELLISNYPPAKEDDLTRLKLRPYEARVYLERHR